The DNA window gttgttttcccaatttgtggacatttatgGCTGCTGTTCTTAtatgagttagctgctaattgctagtagctactttttaaatctcccacagtgggtcacacacataGCACGTCATCGGCTATGATCCCGCCCTGCAGACTGTCCTGTTGATACAGACACTGTTTTGGCGCTGTCACTACCTTTTGTGGGGGGGTCAAAGGCGAGTCAGCTCTGTCCCCTTGCCTCTAACTATGTTTATTTCATCTAACTTGATTCTGTCAGCATGTGCAGTAGATCCAGATGTAAAAGCTTCTGTTTTTGTGatttgtcttgtctgttgtcAACATGTTTCAGAAACTCTTCAAGTGTGTTTTGTGATAGAAAAGTTTGTTAATGGGTGTAGTTTCATGACTCGTGGTGCAGAACAGATTATCCCTGCTTTTGTGCAGAACATTTTGGAATTTGCTTCGCTCAGTCTTtagctgttattttttttggtaattGTGACACATTCATGTCAGGCGGGTCTGTGTCTGCACAGCCACAAAAAAGGAGGGGAGTCTGCTGTGGGGGACTGCTACGATTGGGGAAACTCTAGGGAAACTATGATGATTGGTCAACATCGCAAGGTTGCACAGAATTCATGGGGGCTGCTTTAATTTGCAGGGATTGTTGTCAGTTACAACATCCAGGAGGGGCTGACTTATGTTTAGGTAATTAGCTCTGAATGCATGTTGTACCTATGCTGTGTTATATAGTTAACATTATTATGTCATTTTCTGTCAGGTATCAAATGAAGTGTGACAGCCACAGCAACTGGTGATGCCTACGACAGACTCCAGTCTCACATCAATGGAGGACCCCCATGCACTGGAGGCTGAGGAGGGGAGCTCGACTAATGTCCCCTCCTCAGTCCCTCCCACTACTgtcccttcttctcctcctgaaCCGACCACTACGAGACCTAACATCCCTAGCGAGACGGAGATTGAGAACAAAGCCGTCTCCATGGCAAGTAATGACTGTAGCTCAGCTCTCTCCTCACCTGCTGAAGCCAGCCCAGCCAAGCCTGCTGCAGCGTCACCTATGGCCTTTGAAGGGAGTGTTGAAACAAGCCCAGCTACCTCACACATCACATCAGCATCAGACTCTCTAACATGCACGGGGACAAGCCTTGTCAACATACCAGAATCACTACCGTCTTTATCTGGGTTGCCATCTAAAACGTTTGGCGGTCCAAACCCGGAAaatgcttttcctgctgtgttgACCTTCAAAGGTGTGAGTGTCACTCTGGAGAATAACAGTGTGTGGAAGCAGTTCAACAGCTGTGGAACTGAGATGATTCTCACTAAACAGGGCCGCCGCATGTTCCCGTACTGCAGGTATCGCCTGGCTGGCCTAGATCCTGAGCGGCAGTACAGTCTGGTCCTTTCCATTGTTCCGTCAGACCAGTACAGGTACCGCTGGAGCACGACTAAATGGGAGGTCAGTGGACGAGCAGAGCACCAGGCCCAGGGTCTGATCCGGGCATTCTCCCACCATTACTCCCCCTGCCGAGGCTCAGACTGGATGGGTAGCTTGGTGTCCTTTTACAAGCTCAAACTGACCAATAATGTCCAAGACCAGGATGGTCATATAACCCTGAACTCCATGCATCGCTACATTCCTAGACTACATGTGATACCTGTCCCAGATGGGGTCGCACCCACACCTGACCAGCCCGTGGTGGTGGGACCAGAGTGCATGACCTTCACTTTTCCACAAACTGAATTCATGGCTGTGACGACTTACCAGAACTTTCGGATCACGCAGCTGAAAATTAATCACAATCCGTTTGCAAAAGGCTTCAGGGAGGACGGGAACAACCCCCGTCTGAAGCGGGTCGCTACAGACGGGCAAGTTCTGGTGAAGACAGACGCTCAGCCGTCTATTTTAAAACTTGCAGAGCTCAGTgaaaacaagacagaggaagCTGATAATCTGAGGTAAGTTTGGTGAAGTTTTATGCATTTGTTCTGTACGCAACACATTAATTTACACCGAGGGCCTGCTTTATTAGATTTATCTATaaaatctaatgcaatccagtattgcattgtaaaatctcaaaaataAATCTCTAATAATTTACTGAACGCATCTCACAaatgtcattaaaggcaaaccAAGGAGAAACTTTTATGTTAATATAAtatgtttgttatttttcaagTGTCCCACTCTagatgtcatgttttatgttgccGTAAACATTTAGGCAAACTTGTCCCAATGTTTTTGATGTCcgttcacatttttttccctttaattttGGTTATTGTCAATATGTCTTATTTCATTGagagtggcattaaaaaagttttaaatccAACTCACCTTACGCCGTAGGAACCTTAAATAATGTCCCATTTGATCAATCCTGGGAAATGGCTGGTCTTTCATCAGTGAACCCTTTGAAACCTCAGCAATTTggattgatttttttccaaaaacatgggaaaaatgCAATGAGCAGCGAAAGAAGAAACGACAAAAAGAAGACAttagtaaaaacagaaaataaaagacaagagaaacaaacaaaccaggaaATGACCTGAAAAGAGTTGCTTAAAAATTCTAATGACATACttttataaacatgttttttccctaacttttttctttattctctagtttaaaaaaaaaagaaaattccaaatctttttttgtttcaatttGTGGGACATCTCTTATCAAGTTGCTGAATGCCATTGTCCCCATGTTTTAGAGAGAAATCGCACTAACTTGCTCAGAGTTAATACTTGCGAAACAAAAAAGATGTCACTCCAGGTTTACatggttaaaggaatactccaccCACGAAATGATCAcgtgtatatcaattactcaccctttgttgcattgaatttgtgaagaaataCTTGTTTTTCTTGCGTGCCTCTGTGGCGAACGAAGAATCCAGCATGTAGAAAATTGTAGGTGACTAAAAGGCATAAGGGGCCTGAGTTTCACAACTGCAaagctaaatctaaatgtgtataatccaagtctctgTTATCCAGTCGTATCTTTTTAGAGCTGCAGCTATCAATTAATTATCAGCTATTAAATTAATTACCTGTTAATTTGATATTAGATGAATTAGTTtgactatttttttctttttttttttttgagaaaagaACTAAAAAAAATTCTGCTTCCAGCATCTTAAAAGTGCTGCGTttaactctggagaaagataattgattgttgagtctcattcccaggtcatcaaatacagaGATTTTGGGCTGGTAGTCAAACCGAACAACAAACtcaaagtgttggtatttgactacttgggaatgagactcaacaatcaactgtcTGTCTCCAGAATTACATACAGCACTTTAAGTGTgaatattttttcagttttctttactcctctacaGTAAACTGAGTTGTgggcaaaacaagacattttaggaCGTCATCTTCGGCTTTGGGAAAAAACGGTCGACATTTTCCACaattttctcacattttataGAGCAAACAACTACTCAGTTAATCGAGAAAATAATTGACATTAATGGTCGATGGAAATAATCGTTACTTGCAGCCCtggtatgctcagtgcttcccaaacatgTATGTGTATTTTTACTAAAACCCCTTTGCATAGGAGTAGCACATCTGAGCAATCGCATACGTTTGAACCTTGCATGTGCATTCCACTGAGCagatttcaaacacacactcacccagGTATGCTACTCGTCTATGCATGACACTGTTTATGCAGAAGTGCATGCGACAGTgcaagtactgagcatacagctggataaatgagatgtGGATTATACTCCAAcattgtaaatggatgttttaatatggttttgctgttgtgaaatGTGGACCCCTTTTACTCCGGTTTGTTAAGACTTTCCTCCATTTtttgattctttgttcaccatggagTCATGTGAGAAAGGGACAGTTTTCTTagaaattcagtgtaacacggGGTGATTAACTGATATACAGCTTATCTTTTTGTGgatgaaatattcctttaaactgCTGGAATTATGCTTTTGTAATACCATTGCCATGTGCCGTACCATGAAatgttaatatgtttttataATGAGATCATTGTtatcattttcactttttatttagTGTTAATAAACAGTACTCCCCTCTCCTGTGTGACAATGTGAAGAATGACACCGTCCCTGCTTCTCCCTCAAATGAGCAAGAGACCAGACTGGTCCTGAAGCCCATAATGTCCTCCTCCTCTAACAACAGTGATCCATATGTCCCCTGTATAAGAGGCAAACATGCCCTCGGTGAGCTTGTGCTTGTCCAAAAACGTCCACTTGTGGAGCCAAAGGAAGAAGCTGATGCCGTCAGTAAAACCCCAAAGCTGGAGCAAGGCATTGAAACAACGCCTGAAGCAACATCCATGACTCCCACTTCCTCCACGTCTACCCCGGCATCATCACCCGGGTACcacaagaggaggaagaggattaACAGACGTTGGGGGCATTCTCGGGGAAGAGAGTGGAAAGCTGCGGCTGCCTCCCCCACGGTAGCCCACAGCCCATCATCGACTGTCGCTATGCAACCAGAGCTGGATGATGTAGAGggcctgctgtttgtgtcatttACCTCAAAGGTAAAACACTACAAATTACAGCAAAATGATCTCATGTCTCCAAAGGATTCTTTTTTCACTCAGTCTAGAAGCTGTGTCTCTGCATTCCTGAGACGGGGTTTGTTGTTGCATACCAGAGTGTTTTTGGTGCACAGTAATAAAAGTCCTGTAAAGTGTTTAAGCTTTAATTTTCTTCTGTGTGACAGGAAGCTCTTGAGGTTCACGTTGGGGAGCAGCCAGTCAGTAGCACACCATCAGCATCTCCAGTTTCCCTAACGACACCGGTGCAGTTGAAGGAAAAAGGTGAGCAATTTGAAGGCTGTCTTATGCcgggttcacactacatgatgACAGCCCGATTATAGCCCGACGCAGTGACGTACGGTGTTGGCATGGATCCTGAACGACAAAGAGTGTCACACGTGATAATCCGGTGTTTCAtctcatgtagtgtgtcatagtagacaacAACCGACGCAGCGTCTGGGATTCTCATGACGTTCGACgactttctttttgtcatgCACGACAACAACACccagccttttagatatttcctctAGTGATGTTACCGTACAGATTAAAAACGaaaatcaaatgaaatgaaTCAAATGTCACGCTCACAATCCTCTGAAAACCTCCCTGCTGTGTTTCAGTGGAGGTGATTCCAGAGACAGATGAGGAGAAGATAGCCTGCCTGGAGGCCGTCCTGCTGCAGGACCTCAGGGctctcaaacacagacaggtcaTCCATCCTGTGCTGCAGGAGGGTGAGTTCATACAAGCACACATAAACATCCCAGTGGCTCAGTAGGTTATACAAAGTaataaaactgtaaatatttttctcttgttgactctttttttgtctctttttctagTGGGCTTGAAGTTGAGCTCCCTTGACCCGACACAGTCCATCGACCTGCAGTATCTTGGTGTTCGTCTGCCGTTACCTCCTCCAAACATACCAGAACAAGGCAATACCACAGCTCAGTCTCCTGGTGGTGAGTTGATCTTAGACAGATTGTTTATTGAAAATACATTCTGGTCCTGAGGCATTTAATAAGCTCAGAAACAGAGAAGTTAACTTTTCAGTGTAGCTCTGAACCAAATGATTTCTCACTTAATATGTACATAAGGGGTGGacaatatggccctaaaataatgtCAGGATGTTTCAGGGATGTTTTGTGTAACAGtattcttgacgatatgacaaattagtaaaaatatatacagaTGTATTATGAATGTAAGAAAATAGAATTGTTACAAAATAAGTGatgtagttttacagtttgcagaCGATGCTGCGGGCACGCTGCCCCCTTAATATCCATAGATACATAATTGCTAGAATTTGATAATGGCCCTCTGTGTTTATACCCAGTATTTCAGTTATTAAGATGTTATATCAAGAGtggttaaagctgcagtaggtagaaagcctgaaaacggttgatttttgAATCTCATCTAAGTGAGGTTTCATtcgtctccgccctgagcccctcctactGGACGAGCACacgagtattttatcctacttggttctatttcttcctctctgggagcctcggctctccctcactgcgcagcagccctccccatccctccctcgcggccccgcacatactcccgaACCTCGGCTCTCGCTCTCCGCAGAGAGCCCTCGGCTCCGCTCCCACGGCCGACACTCGTGCCCTCCGGTCGGGCCCggccccacctcacccttcccctccctccgggGCTCCAGGGAACtgagttctgtcttccttttttttgggtttagctgtgtaggcagttgtagccaatgctggaatagctattttacctggtgcactgttcgccattgccgCTTCTGCTGGCGGCACGGGAATGcacatatgcagtagaacagccaataggaacgcatTGGTCTGAGCTGActtttgattggttgatgcacatcagcacgatactgattctttagaaGCTGagcacagagccatggtgaggtgcagaaacctattgtttgtctcagaccacttgatttacattatgcttagaagatattataaaatttttactcaattataccaaaacaatgttgcctactggagctttaaacatatttacatatttatataatGCATTTTCCCCCCTGTCTCTCTCTAAATTTAGACAGATTTCCAAGGTAGCCTGATGTCTTCAGTGGGATAAATTACAATAGGCTGAGTGATAATTACCTCCTCCTGCAAGACACATCTGCAGTTTGTCAGTCAGGGGTGATTAGAGCCTTGTATGATCTCGAgttgcaggaaatgaagtgagGCTGGAAACAGGCTGTTGGTTTTAGCATATGGAGTAATAATGGTTTGCTGCTGGTGTTTCAAATATTTGGGCCAGGTATTACCATCGAACAGGTCAGAGGTGTCTAGCACTGTGCAGTTTTGGAACACCTCCTTTTTTTTGCCCTTCACATTAGGGACGTGAGTTTCGTCCTCCTTATGATCATACATTAGAGGAATCTCCGTATCCAGGGTGTTATTGAAGTGGCAATCTTGAAGACTTCAGTCCTGGTTGATTCACCAGCTCCTGTAGTTACTGGTGGTAGTAGGCAGCTTAATACCACAGGTCACAGAGTTCTGGGGGCAGCAACATAAActattaggcccgtttccactgaagaagttcctggtactattgggggtgcaggaactactacaggaacgtcctctcactCAGCCccctcaaccgccgtgtctccactgagagagcggagtaggtggaaggttcctgtaaagttaccgggctctgtatGTGACGTTATCGTTGCGCGgccgaccattttgaccggggtgaCGTAGGGGCGTAGGGATGCCGTTAgtcgttagcggtgtctgtaataactccggtcatggtctgtgaaaaaaaatattttttccagcggatgtcttagttacaacatgattgagctaactggagtagtttcatgtcgtatctgacaacgggaggcttttaacagatgacgtcctgatgttagctttgctgctgctgttagctgtccctgtcagctgatgctttctagacatcgtgatttcccaaaactgaataaataccacacatagcaacacaaaactgctttgctagctcaatcatgttgtaactaagatatcctctggaaaaaatattttttcacggaccgtttattgagttattacagacactgctaacaacTAACGATTAGCCTAGCTAaactacgataaccatgttgttatttacaaaacgtcacatccctccttgagtatatccagtcagcaccaagtaatccccaagccccagccaggagtttctcagggccgttctgagtacctaccccgaggcagggacttgtttagaccctgtaaaagttccggaactctgtccttcgggggtggttcctgcggtggagacacgcaccaacggccccggccccgtaaaattaccccgaagttcctgcggtggaaacgggcctattgtCTGGCAATAATcgtctttttttcatcattctgTGGGCAACTGTGATCTGATTTATTCTGCACACTTGATGAGTCTGCAGCCAGCAGGGCGCAGTAAAAGGAGTTGGTTACCTCGCTAAGTTGGAGTGTGCAGGCTGTCACCTGCAGCGTTTTATGTACTGTaaacttcagagaactagcaaCGACGAAACCCCCCTGCTGCGTCACTTCAcaaaatgttgcacatgaacacaccgcaaagactttAACCAGCGGCCAACCAGCACGTACATTCTGCTCTTATGTGAGAGGAATACCataccagcagatggcggtagtctttattcaaaaagggaaaccggaggactgtcttgacgctagttagcacattaacgaCACAATCTAATGTttaaagaacagagcatatttatcatgcaccagtgaacaataacacaaaccatcacgcaacatttctgctaaagagctcagtggctaaagaaaaatgttCTTACCTTTATGTAACAAGCTGGTTTTGatgtcactccctcttgactttagctgtttgtttactttcctcacttccatttctcttctcgtgcgctgagctgaatcgccagtcagagtgatttcattttcCGACTAGCTCCACAGTCACTGACACAGAATCAACATGCTGATTtggtggggaaaaagtggaaaTAAAAACCTTCCCTATGATTACTATAACATTGTGTGACTTCTCTAACTTCCCTGGATTCTCCAGTGAAGTAGATTGACTGCATGCATAGATGCATTCATCATGGCGAACATGTCTAGAGCAGTAATGCCATAGTTTCCctatgataaatgaaaatgttggtTTGTGTTTGCATCTTGTGGTGCTTGTGAACTAAACCAGGTTACATTGTTTTAACTGTTTTGCCATTTTCTGGCATTTCGTAGGGCCCTCATTCTAGATTTTTAATTACATTATCTAGTCCGGCTGTGCCTCACAGATTGTGagacagtttttatttctgaCCTGTTCTGATTTGACCAACTGTGTTTTAGTTACACcatctctgtttctttttctgtgtcatTCAGATCTTTCTCATACCATTCATATTTACCTTGTTGAACCACTTTTTTGAAAGAGCAAGTCAGTGTGACAGGAGTGTTATTTTCAGAGGTGTCAACACTGAGATCAAGTGAGAATTTATTTCCCAATAAACAcggaaaaaacacagataaactGAAGCACAGGAAACAGTGGTCCAAATCTTTTTGATTAGTTGTTTGCTTAAATTAATGTGGTTTTCTCTCCAGCAACGAGAACAAAGTGGCAGTCAAATTTTGAGAATTTTGTGCATCTGCTGTAGCACTTAAACTCACGTTATGAGTCATTGAATATAACTGTGCTGTGTCTGTTAACTGAAGGCTAACTCAGTTTGTTTCCTTCACAGATGAGGGATTATCCTTCATCTCCCGCACAGGAAAGACAAGtgacatgacaaaaataaaggGATGGAGAAACAAGTTCATAAGAAGCAAAGAACCGTCTCTTCCTAACTGCGATGGTAAGGTTTGCTGGTCTTGTTGTAGCTGCAGTGTCTCTTTTATCATGCAGTGGGATTATTACTGTCATTCTAATTACAGAAAGATTAACTGCACTGAAACAAGCCGAATGTCTTTGTGTCTTGATCATTATTCCTCATTGATAAAATCTCTTAATTCTTCCTCTCCTGAAGGAACACAAAAGAATCTGTCTGCCTTCTGCAGCAACATGTTGGACGAGTACTTGGAAAGCGAAGCTCAGAACATTAGTGAGCGCGCTGCTGCCTTCTCCACTCACTCAGAGGACTCAGTGGCCTATCAGCTGCCGGCTAAGAGCTCCAGCTACGTTAAGACCCTGGACAGTGCACTGAAGCATCGAGAAGCTGCCTCCAGACTCCCCGTGGAGGGCAACAAACCCTGCCCCCTTTCCTATAAACCTCTCCTCTACTCTGCTCTGATGTCACCGACTCCTCCTCTGGCCCGCCCTGTTCAAGACAGAGCTCCGTCTACACAGCAGTCTGCATCATCAGATGTGCAGCCAGGAGCACAGAGGTGAGGATGTGTTTGTAATGTCTTCATTTTTAGGGACTTTTTTTGGGGACACATAATTCAACATTTGATCCCATATTTCCAGTTTTGTGCActtaatttagttttttatttagTTCTGTATATTTTCAGTAAGGATGAATTTGCTGATAAGTTTTTCACTGAATCGTCCATCGTAATGTCCTGAGGTGACATTTTCAAGCCAAAGGGGATGTCTTCATGTTGCTTTTTTGTCCGAACAACAGTTCATACCCAAAGATTTTCTGATCATCGTGATGTAAGACAAGGAAAGaagcaaatcttcacattgGGAAGCTCGTACCATCTAAGTGATATTTTTGGAGGGTATTTTCCCCCTCACAGTAATTATTGAAAGAGTTGTCAGTTCATTCTCCAGATCAACTAATCTGTTAAGTGACTAATTGTTATTTTTCAGTGAACTCATGAGTCCTAATTTCTTGAATGAATCAGCCACAGCGTTGCTTCTTGGTTGTTTCTTGGCTGATGACATGAATATGCAACAGTTGGGGACATATATTTTTCATGGTTAGATTTCTGTCTCTGCTCACTGTGACGGAGTTAATGACTCATGAACGGTCCAGTGCACATCGGCAGGTCCACGTTTTAAATGTCTGTATCCTGTATTTTTATAAACTATGACCATCTGGTCATGGGTCACATTTTATGCTGTGTCCAGGTGCGGtcccacttcctcctctcctccttatACTTCTTGTTACGACTCAAGTTACATTCAGTAACTATATTTTAACAGCAGAATGTTACCAGCAGAAACACTGGGTGTTTTTGCAACTTCAGGATAGAAGACTGTGATTATTAAAGCTATAGTAATCTCTGTTGCTCTGCAGTCAAAAAACACCTTGACTCGCTGTCCTGGGAGCAGCTTCAGTCTGCGTTCAACTTTGCCCATCAGCAGTACGGCAGCTTTCAGCGTAGATGACGTGTAGGTGACGTGCAACCAATCAGATAATttccgtttccaccaaacactttcattatagctagggatgcaccgaatatttggtaaccgaatatattcggccgaatattgcaaaaaaacacacattcggtattcggtggaataagtgaaaagcaaggccgaataatagcagcGTGTTTTGAtgacgcaatcaaacagcgtccggtgacaggaatgtattcctgtcaaatacggcggccataggcttaccggcgacggagaagtccggctccaataatgtcgtcttcttggcgtcatgactgcccaaaagtacctggacagctgagccgtggcggcacacaggtatgtgacgtgtcagaggagaaacgagacgttcacatttctctctttgtggcaggtaacggcccacaaacctcaccgcactttagggactgttctttacttatgaagggactgctctttacttatggagggactgttctttacttatgaagggactgctctttacttatgaagggactgctctttacttatgaagggactgttctttacttatggagggactgttctttacttatgaagggactgctctttacttatggaggggactgttctttacttatggagggactgttctttacttatgaagggactgttctttacttatggagggactgttctttacttatgaagggactgctctttacttatggagggactgttctttacttatgaagggactgttctttacttatgaagggactgctCTTGGGGCTGGTGGCTgattgattcttattttatttatttattttattttgatctcccctatgttaatcacttattgatgctgtttttgaagtatgaataagtcaataagtaatttattccactgaaatatcattgatgtattatagaaaagtgatttatcttttttataaatgacaaaaggcacttctaattttcgctgtggtatcgtgatactactcagaaccatgatattttcactggtatcgcacctggtttatcgtccagaGAATGAGGTTGTACACCGACAttatcagaacaaaataaaacaggctgcagtgagagtctctctccatgggatattaaCAAAATAggaggtttgtgcatttagtccttctcaggcaagctcaggtgTTTAGTGTTggtgtagcccacaggaacaacgctctgctgctctctagaatatatgcagttcacataatccgctcagatttgatatatatttttaaacgcaTGAAGATCCACTCGTtgctaaaagtgtatgtcatccaagagagacaataaacaTCTGAGCCAAAGTagcacatttttcattcattcattcatcttctaaccgcttcatcctcttgagggtcgcggaggggctggagcctatcccagctgacatcgggcgagaggcagggtacaccctggacaggtcgccagactatcgcagggctgacacataagacagacaaccattcacgctcaaaTTCACAcgtacggacaatttagagttatcaattaacctagtccccaatctgcatgtctttggactgtgggaggaagccagagtgttcggagagaacccacgctgacacggggagaacatgcaaactccacacagaagggctcccacacccgggatcgaaccagcaaccatcttgctgtgaggcgagagtgctaaccaccacaccactgtgccgcccgtAGCACatttttgaatttatttattttattggccTGTTggatttatattttaaaaaaaaaaagtggacatCAGTATGTGGTTGGCTGCCTCAAATAAATCAGTATGTGGGAAATATAAATGACATACATATGTCACTTGTGAATGTTTTAAGTACGGTTGTAGCAATATTACCGGTTTCAAGTTATATTGTGTTATTAAAATTgacggttatcatactgtgtacattttctTATCTGCgatactggaaaaaaaaagcaactgggCGGAGAATCACAACACACTAATCTGCTCAATCATCATGTCTCTCAGATTATATACAAATGATCCAGCAGCCAGCCAGAGACCAGCGGTGAG is part of the Epinephelus fuscoguttatus linkage group LG11, E.fuscoguttatus.final_Chr_v1 genome and encodes:
- the LOC125897560 gene encoding T-box-containing protein TBX6L-like — its product is MPTTDSSLTSMEDPHALEAEEGSSTNVPSSVPPTTVPSSPPEPTTTRPNIPSETEIENKAVSMASNDCSSALSSPAEASPAKPAAASPMAFEGSVETSPATSHITSASDSLTCTGTSLVNIPESLPSLSGLPSKTFGGPNPENAFPAVLTFKGVSVTLENNSVWKQFNSCGTEMILTKQGRRMFPYCRYRLAGLDPERQYSLVLSIVPSDQYRYRWSTTKWEVSGRAEHQAQGLIRAFSHHYSPCRGSDWMGSLVSFYKLKLTNNVQDQDGHITLNSMHRYIPRLHVIPVPDGVAPTPDQPVVVGPECMTFTFPQTEFMAVTTYQNFRITQLKINHNPFAKGFREDGNNPRLKRVATDGQVLVKTDAQPSILKLAELSENKTEEADNLR